The genome window CTGTCCGGTGAGAATGTAAAAATACATCACCCAGTCGCCCATAAAGGATTTAAACGGATATGTGAACGTTGCAGGACGGTTTTTTTCCACAAAGAAATGCCCGATCCACGCAAAGAAATATCCGGAAAACAAAGCCGCCAAGATGTAATACGGATTGAGATTGATGATGGCCGTCAAGATCCAACC of Leptospira sanjuanensis contains these proteins:
- a CDS encoding DUF962 domain-containing protein produces the protein MTTEAAPKTYTTFKEFWPFYLGEHAHPVNRALHFVGTSFAIGWILTAIINLNPYYILAALFSGYFFAWIGHFFVEKNRPATFTYPFKSFMGDWVMYFYILTGQIGKELEKIGKK